One window from the genome of Megalobrama amblycephala isolate DHTTF-2021 linkage group LG4, ASM1881202v1, whole genome shotgun sequence encodes:
- the dguok gene encoding deoxyguanosine kinase, mitochondrial isoform X2 — protein sequence MAECGPNQPEHHPQQSSSNLLQMMYHDPKRWSYTFQTFSCMSRMRTQLQPLPVRASGAVRVYERSVYSDRYIFALNMFELGCMNSTEWAVYQDWHSFLVEQFGRRIQLDGIIYLRASPQTCMERLGRRGRVEEQGIQLDYLEKLHTRHEDWLVDRKTRVHFEHLETVPVLVLDAEVEFEKDPKVQDNLLTKVRHFFSAL from the exons ATGGCAGAATGTGGACCAAACCAACCAG AGCATCATCCTCAGCAGTCCAGCAGTAACCTGTTACAGATGATGTATCATGACCCCAAGCGCTGGTCCTACACGTTCCAGACCTTCTCCTGCATGAGCCGCATGCGCACACAGCTGCAGCCACTTCCTGTCCGAGCGTCCGGAGCGGTGCGGGTGTACGAGCGCTCCGTCTACAGCGACCG GTACATCTTCGCTCTGAACATGTTTGAGCTGGGCTGTATGAACTCCACCGAGTGGGCCGTGTATCAGGACTGGCACTCCTTCCTCGTGGAGCAGTTCGGCCGCCGGATTCAGCTGGATGGCATCATATATCTGCGAGCGTCTCCACAG ACGTGTATGGAGAGGTTAGGCAGACGAGGCCGAGTGGAGGAACAGGGAATTCAGCTCGACTACCTGGAGAAGCTGCACACGCGACATGAAGACTGGCTCGTCGACAGGAAGACCAG GGTTCATTTTGAGCACCTGGAGACGGTGCCGGTGTTGGTTCTGGATGCTGAAGTGGAGTTTGAGAAGGACCCGAAAGTGCAGGACAATCTCCTAACAAAG GTTAGACATTTTTTCAGTGCATTATAA
- the gtf2h3 gene encoding general transcription factor IIH subunit 3 isoform X1, whose protein sequence is MASDDEINVLVLVLDVNPVWWGQQAQREPKFTLSTCLDALMVLANAHLVMSRTNKLAVIANLYQESHFLYPSKQWRSGEDISASTDGKYELLSATNDLFAEEIRKLMERTEVSGTQTDTLLAVSLSRALCYIHRVSKDVQAGQEVKSRILVIKASEDSTLQYMNFMNVIFAAQKKNILIDACVLDSDSGLLQQACDITGGLYLRIPQKIALAQYLLWVFLPDADQRSQLLLPPPVHVDYRAACFCHRNLIEIGYVCSVCLSIFCNFSPICTTCETAFKMPLPQVAKTKKKKVKTTN, encoded by the exons ATGGCCTCAG ATGACGAAATCAATGTTCTGGTGCTGGTTCTGGATGTGAACCCGGTCTGGTGGGGTCAGCAGGCTCAGAGAGAACCGAAG TTCACTCTTTCAACATGTCTGGACGCTTTAATGGTGCTGGCTAATGCTCATCTGGTGATGTCCAGAACCAACAAACTAGCCGTGATTGCAAACCTGTATCAGGAGAG CCACTTCCTGTATCCCAGTAAGCAGTGGAGGTCAGGGGAGGACATTTCTGCAAGTACTGATGGCAAATATGAGCTTCTGTCAGCCACCAATGATCTGTTTGCGGAAGAGATTCGGAAACTCATGGAGAGAA CAGAGGTCAGCGGCACTCAGACGGACACGCTGCTGGCCGTCTCTCTCTCCAGAGCTCTGTGCT ACATTCATCGGGTCTCGAAGGATGTACAAG CTGGACAGGAAGTGAAATCACGGATTCTG GTGATTAAAGCTTCTGAggattcaacattacagtacaTGAACTTCATGAACGTCATCTTTGCTGCTCAGAAGAAG AATATCCTGATTGACGCCTGTGTGCTGGACAGCGACTCCGGACTGTTGCAGCAG GCTTGTGACATCACCGGAGGCCTGTATCTCAGGATTCCTCAAAAGATCGCTCTGGCACAGTATTTGTTG TGGGTGTTTCTGCCGGACGCAGACCAGCGCTCTCAGCTGTTACTTCCTCCTCCGGTACACGTGGACTACAGAGCCGCCTGCTTCTGCCACCGCAACCTCATCGAGATCGGCTACGTGTGTTCAGTGTGCCTGTCAA TATTCTGTAACTTCAGTCCAATCTGCACAACATGCGA GACTGCGTTTAAAATGCCTCTGCCTCAGGTGGCTAAAACCAAGAAGAAAAAGGTTAAAACGACAAACTGA
- the eif2b1 gene encoding translation initiation factor eIF-2B subunit alpha: MEERELVEYFRTQIGEDPDVASAVAAIRSLLEFLKRDQSETILGLRENMTQAILRLQETDSSVAVSSGGELFLRFISLTSLEHPDLSQCKNVMIERGELFLKKISLSRGKVGKLCHTFIKDGAKILTHSSSRVVLKVLENAAADHKRFTVYVTESQPDSAGELMAQKLRKLNIPVTVVLDAAVGYIMEKVDLVIVGAEGVVESGGVINKIGTYQMAVCSKAHNKPFYVVAESFKFVRLYPLNQQDVPDRFKYKADVLKTAEDLNQEHPMIDYTPPSLITLLFTDLGVLTPSAVSDELIKLYL, from the exons ATGGAGGAGAGAG AGCTGGTGGAATATTTCCGGACGCAGATCGGGGAAGACCCGGACGTGGCGTCAGCGGTGGCTGCTATCCGATCGCTGCTGGAGTTCCTGAAGCGGGATCAGA GTGAGACGATCCTGGGTCTGAGAGAGAACATGACGCAGGCCATCCTCCGGCTGCAGGAGACGGATTCGTCAGTGGCCGTGTCGTCTGGAGGAGAGCTGTTCCTGCGCTTCATCAGTCTGACCTCACTGGAGCATCCG GATCTCTCCCAGTGTAAGAATGTGATGATAGAAAGAGGAGAACTCTTCCTGAAGAAAATATCCCTCTCCAGGGGCAAAGTGGGAAAACTGTGCCACACCTTCATCAAAGATGGAGCT AAAATCCTCACACACTCGTCGTCACGAGTCGTATTGAAGGTTCTGGAGAACGCGGCAGCTGATCACAAACGTTTCACAGTCTATGTCACTGAATCACAGCCGGATTCAGCAGG TGAACTTATGGCTCAAAAACTACGCAAACTCAACATACCCGTCACAGTCGTGCTCGACGCTGCAGTCGG GTACATCATGGAGAAGGTGGACCTGGTGATTGTCGGCGCTGAGGGTGTTGTGGAGAGCGGAGGTGTTATAAACAAG ATCGGCACCTATCAGATGGCTGTGTGTTCCAAGGCGCACAACAAACCATTTTATGTGGTGGCGGAAAGTTTCAAGTTTGTGCGACTCTACCCACTTAATCAGCAAGACGTACCCGATAGATTCAAG TATAAAGCAGATGTCCTGAAAACAGCAGAAGATCTCAACCAGGAGCACCCGATGATCGACTACACCCCTCCGTCCCTCATCACGCTCCTCTTCACTGACCTCGGGGTGCTgacgccctctgctgtcagcgACGAGCTCATCAAACTCTAcctatga
- the gtf2h3 gene encoding general transcription factor IIH subunit 3 isoform X2, whose translation MASDDEINVLVLVLDVNPVWWGQQAQREPKFTLSTCLDALMVLANAHLVMSRTNKLAVIANLYQESHFLYPSKQWRSGEDISASTDGKYELLSATNDLFAEEIRKLMERKVSGTQTDTLLAVSLSRALCYIHRVSKDVQAGQEVKSRILVIKASEDSTLQYMNFMNVIFAAQKKNILIDACVLDSDSGLLQQACDITGGLYLRIPQKIALAQYLLWVFLPDADQRSQLLLPPPVHVDYRAACFCHRNLIEIGYVCSVCLSIFCNFSPICTTCETAFKMPLPQVAKTKKKKVKTTN comes from the exons ATGGCCTCAG ATGACGAAATCAATGTTCTGGTGCTGGTTCTGGATGTGAACCCGGTCTGGTGGGGTCAGCAGGCTCAGAGAGAACCGAAG TTCACTCTTTCAACATGTCTGGACGCTTTAATGGTGCTGGCTAATGCTCATCTGGTGATGTCCAGAACCAACAAACTAGCCGTGATTGCAAACCTGTATCAGGAGAG CCACTTCCTGTATCCCAGTAAGCAGTGGAGGTCAGGGGAGGACATTTCTGCAAGTACTGATGGCAAATATGAGCTTCTGTCAGCCACCAATGATCTGTTTGCGGAAGAGATTCGGAAACTCATGGAGAGAA AGGTCAGCGGCACTCAGACGGACACGCTGCTGGCCGTCTCTCTCTCCAGAGCTCTGTGCT ACATTCATCGGGTCTCGAAGGATGTACAAG CTGGACAGGAAGTGAAATCACGGATTCTG GTGATTAAAGCTTCTGAggattcaacattacagtacaTGAACTTCATGAACGTCATCTTTGCTGCTCAGAAGAAG AATATCCTGATTGACGCCTGTGTGCTGGACAGCGACTCCGGACTGTTGCAGCAG GCTTGTGACATCACCGGAGGCCTGTATCTCAGGATTCCTCAAAAGATCGCTCTGGCACAGTATTTGTTG TGGGTGTTTCTGCCGGACGCAGACCAGCGCTCTCAGCTGTTACTTCCTCCTCCGGTACACGTGGACTACAGAGCCGCCTGCTTCTGCCACCGCAACCTCATCGAGATCGGCTACGTGTGTTCAGTGTGCCTGTCAA TATTCTGTAACTTCAGTCCAATCTGCACAACATGCGA GACTGCGTTTAAAATGCCTCTGCCTCAGGTGGCTAAAACCAAGAAGAAAAAGGTTAAAACGACAAACTGA
- the dguok gene encoding deoxyguanosine kinase, mitochondrial isoform X1, which produces MSVRRITRLFSSKLMSRSDQIKSVSIEGNIAVGKSTFARLLQRAEQDWEVIAEPVSKWQNVDQTNQTEHHPQQSSSNLLQMMYHDPKRWSYTFQTFSCMSRMRTQLQPLPVRASGAVRVYERSVYSDRYIFALNMFELGCMNSTEWAVYQDWHSFLVEQFGRRIQLDGIIYLRASPQTCMERLGRRGRVEEQGIQLDYLEKLHTRHEDWLVDRKTRVHFEHLETVPVLVLDAEVEFEKDPKVQDNLLTKVRHFFSAL; this is translated from the exons ATGAGTGTGAGGAGGATAACTCGACTGTTCTCGAGTAAACTCATGAGCAGAAGCGATCAAATAAAGAGCGTGTCGATCGAAGGAAACATCG CGGTCGGGAAGTCCACATTCGCGCGGCTGCTGCAGAGAGCGGAGCAGGACTGGGAGGTGATCGCTGAACCCGTCAGTAAATGGCAGAATGTGGACCAAACCAACCAG ACAGAGCATCATCCTCAGCAGTCCAGCAGTAACCTGTTACAGATGATGTATCATGACCCCAAGCGCTGGTCCTACACGTTCCAGACCTTCTCCTGCATGAGCCGCATGCGCACACAGCTGCAGCCACTTCCTGTCCGAGCGTCCGGAGCGGTGCGGGTGTACGAGCGCTCCGTCTACAGCGACCG GTACATCTTCGCTCTGAACATGTTTGAGCTGGGCTGTATGAACTCCACCGAGTGGGCCGTGTATCAGGACTGGCACTCCTTCCTCGTGGAGCAGTTCGGCCGCCGGATTCAGCTGGATGGCATCATATATCTGCGAGCGTCTCCACAG ACGTGTATGGAGAGGTTAGGCAGACGAGGCCGAGTGGAGGAACAGGGAATTCAGCTCGACTACCTGGAGAAGCTGCACACGCGACATGAAGACTGGCTCGTCGACAGGAAGACCAG GGTTCATTTTGAGCACCTGGAGACGGTGCCGGTGTTGGTTCTGGATGCTGAAGTGGAGTTTGAGAAGGACCCGAAAGTGCAGGACAATCTCCTAACAAAG GTTAGACATTTTTTCAGTGCATTATAA